In Myxosarcina sp. GI1, the genomic window TGGCTGAGGATCTCGCACAGTTTTTCTAAGCTGTAAAATTCACCAGCTAAATTTTCGGCTTTGGTATATCCCATCAGTATATAGAGCTAAAACGTCTCTTGAGTTAAGCTGTAGGTAGGTGCGATCGCGGCTAAAACGATCGTAAAAAGCAAATTTTCCCTTGCGATCTTTAGGACTAAACAAATTTTCTAGTCTTTTACCAATTAAAACTTGTGATTTGCAGCCAAACTCTTGACAAAATTCGGGCGATGCCTCAGAAAATTGTAACAATTCGTCTAAAATTAATAGTCCTCCCAAAAGCACAAAAGGTAACTCCAAACTATTCATTTTGCAGCTATCCAACTCAATTAAAATCTATAAAAAACTAGAATAAGCTCTATATTTTAAAACCATTGTTCGAGTATAAACTTGCATTGCAGTTTTAAGTTCAAACTTCAATTTTGTTTTATACTACTAAAATAATTTTTCAAGCTTCGAGTGTTCTTTTTCGCTTAGTTTTATGTTTTTTACGAACGGTTTTTTGCAATCGAACCACTTGAAATTGTAGGTAGTGGCGGTAATCTGCCTTCAATTGAAAAATGTCTACTACCAACAATACCGATAGACAAAATCTTTTTATAGTATGCGGACTTCAAAGTTTGGGACAGCATTGTGTTGCAGTTCTTAAAGATTACAATGTCAAGATCGCAGCCATTGATAATGTAGAAACAGAATATCGTGAAGTTTCAGAACTGGCTGACTTATTAGACAGGTTAGTTATTGGAGACTGTCGCCAGCCTGGTATTTTAGAACAGGCAGGTATAAGACAGTGTCGTTCGATACTTTTAGTAACTGACAACGAGCGAATAAATATAGAAACTGCATTTGTCGCTCGACGGCTCGCTCCCCAGGTTCGTTTGATTGTTAGTTCCGATCGACAAAATTTTAATGAGTTACTGTACGAGAATTTAGATAATTTTGTTGCTTTCGAGCCTAACTATCTTTCCGCTCATGCCTTTGCTCTAACCGCTCTAAGTTCTGAAGCAATTGGATATTTTACTTTGGAAGGGCAACTGCTAAGAGTTATCGAGCATCAAGTGCGATCGCCAGATAGCTGGTGTCTGGGCAAGCCAGTATACAAGCTCAATCTTACAACTCGCTGCATTTTAAGCCATATTCCTGTTGCTTCCGCTCCACCCAGACATTTTTACGACTGGAACCCCGAAGCAGAAGTTCTGGTGGGGGATACGCTGATCTATCTAGAAGTAATACGAGAACTAACTTTATCCGAGCAACCTTTAAGAACCTCGCGCGATCGCTATTTTCAATGGCGCAAGTTTTTCCAACAGTTCAGAGTAAAAAAACTTTGGCAAAGAACAGCCCAATTTTGGCAGTCTCACTATCAAAGCCAGAATCAAATTCGGCGCATTGCCACTATATATGCAGCTACTGTATTATTCCTATGGTTTTCTGGGATATTTATCTACCGTTTTTATTTTCCTGGTATTAATTTTTCTGAAGCTTTCTTTGCTACGGCAGTTTTACTTTTGGGAGGATATGGCGATTTATTTGGTGGGGTAAAATTTGCTTCCCAATTACAATCTAGCGAACTTATTCCCTGGTGGGTGCGGTTGTTTAGCCTCTGCCTAACTTTAATCGGTCAAGCTTTTGTTGGCGTATTGTACGTACTGCTAACCGATGCTTTGGTGACTTCTAGATTGCAGTTTTTTAATCCCGCTCCCCCAATACCGAAAGAGAATCATACAGTCTTAGTCAGTATGAATCATTTAGGTAGAGAAGTAGCGTCTATTTTACAGGAGCTAGAACGACCGTTGGTAGGTATCAATGCTGCTACTGGCGATCGCAATTTCTTACCCAACATACCGCTAATTGAAGGAAATATTACCGAAGCACTTGCTAAAGTCAATCTCGCCCATGCCAAAAGTATTGTATTACTAGGAGATGACAACTTAGAAAATCTTGAAATTGGTTTGATGGCTCATGCTCTAAATTCCAATATTCCTTTGATTATCCGCACTCAAGATCGTCAATTTAGTGACAACATCTCTCGTCTATTTCCCTACGCCAAAATTTTATGCGATGCGGTTTTATCGGCAGAGGTTTTCGTTTGTGCTGCTTTTGGCGAAAACGTTCTTAGCTTTTTTCACTTGAGCGATCGCACCAGCCAAGACGATCGCATCGTTATGGCAACGGAATACAACATCGAAGCAGGTGATACTCTAAACGGCTTGCTTTTATCTAAAATCGCACATGGCTATGGCGTGGTGCCAATTCTCTATCAGAAATATCGTCAGCATCATTATTCTCTAATGCCTTGGAAAGATGTCGAACTCGGTATTGGCGATCGCTTGGTGGTTTTAGCTACGAGTGATGGTTTACAGCGAATTGAATGGGGAAAAATGTTACCTCATCTCTGGCAGGTAAGAATTGAAGAAGTTTTAAGTAGAGATGCTTTTATTAAAGGTGTAGAGAAAATAGTGGCGATCGCCGAATGTAATTATAGCGAAGCCAAGCAATGGCTCAATAATGTCCCTGCATTATTGCCAATAAGCTTTTATCAATATCAAGCTCAACATCTAGTACGCGAACTAAAAAGAGTTCGAGTTATAGCAGATGTAATTTATCTTAAAAAAACATCTGGTGAGTAAATTTGCTTGGTTTAAAAATTCTTTTTATTCAATATCCAAATTATAAAAGGGCTAGTTTTCCTCTCGGGACTATTTTATTTTCACCAGACAGTGAATAAATTTAGTTAGAATTCACCACTATTTCATATATTTATCAAAAAATGCAATCACTTTTTCTGGATGCTTTCCAAAATAGTTATAGCCATCCTTAAAACGTCTCGTAGTGTTTTCGATCCAGAACAATTCCTTGTCCTCACTTGCCAGCAGATCGAAAGTCTTTTGTGCGTCTTCGGGGTTTCTCGTCCATGCATCTTCCAGCACTTGAATCATGAGGACTGGCATCTTCACTCCCGAGGCAAAATGCTGGGGAGTCATTTCGGCAGCCGTAAAAGCACCCATTTTAATCAATTCAAGATCGATGAGTTCCTGATATTGGCTAATTCCTTGCAGTTCCGAGAACGCCGAGAAGATTGCCGCCATAGAAACAACCATCGGACTACACAGGCACAAAACATTCTCAAACAGATCCGATCGCCTGTAGATAGCTTCGTATTGCGAGTTACCTCCCATGCACTGGCTATATAGCCCGACTTTCATTTTGCTGAGTGTTGGGTGGTTGTCCACATATTTTTTAACTCCTACGCAGTCCCGCCATTCCCACCGCCCGATACCAGAGAGTCCGCCATTGGCGGCACTGCTATTGCCATGGTTTCTAATATCGTAGGCAAGAACGTTGTATCCCGCGTCGGTCAAGTGCTTCATTTGAATTACGAAGTCGATCTCAACGGCATCAAAGTTACTCCAGGGTTTACCTAGATGTCCTGGGAAACCTGCGCGACACATCGGCAAAGCGTGATTAAAAATAATCAGCTTGTCACTTTCTCCTCCCTTGGCAGGGATGTACCAGCCTTCTAAAGGAATGCCATCGTCTGAAGGAAAATAGATGTCTCGCCACCCAGTCATGCCATAGTCGTCGGGAGTCTTATGAAGTACGCTTCTGAGTGGTTTGACGATATTAGCTAAGCTTTTGACTTTGGCATAATCTTCTTGAGAAATAGACTTTTGCTGCTCTAAAGCTTTTTCCATTCTTTCGTTTGATATTCTACCCATGACTGTAAGCTTTAGTTATTGTTTTAATAATTGTTTCTCAAAACAAAACTACCAATACAATCGCTAGCTGTGAATAAACAAATTACCCAGATGATGAAACAAATTACCGATCGCGGAAATCAGTAGGCGTAATGCCAGTCTCTTTTTTGAACAAACGAGTAAAGTAAGTAGGGTAATCAAATCCGAGGCTGTAGGCAATCTCGCGAATGGTTAAATGAGGTTGGCGTAACTTATGTTTGGCAATTCTAATGATGCGATCGTGAATATGCTCTAAGGGAGAACTTCCCGTAAAATGCTTAATTACATCTCCGAAATAGTTGGGAGAAAGGTTAGATTTTTTGGCAAAAAACGATACTGTTGGTAGAGCTGGGCATTCTTTTTTATCGTCAAAGTACGTATCTAAATTTTTATAAAAGTCAGCAACTACTTGGTTATAAATTTTGCTGCGTGTTTCAAATTGTCTTTGGTAAAAAGAATGAGTATATGCAAGAATTAAATTTGCATACGCTACTAATATTTTAATTGAGAAGTCACTTTTTTTATATTCAAAATAAGCTTTGGCAAAAATATCTATTAAAATATTTTTTTCATCTTCCGTTAAGAAAAGCGTTTCATGATTATCATAATCTATAAAATTACGATCGCTAGCATATCGATTAAAAAATTTAGCATCAATTAAAATATGATACCCAGATAAAGATTTTGTTAAATTCCACTGCAAAATAGCATCTGGTCTGTCTAAAAATAAACATGAATCACTTTTATCGTAGCTGGTTTTACCATAATCAATATTCTCATTAAAATTTGATTTAATTGATAAAAGATAAAAATCAATACCAATCGATTCGGATTTTAGTTTCAAACTTTTATGTTCATCATATCTCGATACATTTATCGCATCACTTTTGTGGCTATTGATATTAAGATATTCTAAGAAATTTGGTATGTTATATGTTTTAACCAATCGATCGCAATTGTTGAATTATTTTAGTGCTATTTATACTAGGTTAGTATGTAGCGACTAGCTAGGGCAGTAATTTTTGTAACGTAAAGAAAACTATTTAACAGAAATAAAAAATATTAGAAAGCTAACTTTTTCAACAAGCGATCGCTCTTAAAACTAAAAAGAAAAAAAGCGATCGCTTTTCACTACCGCACTACTACCACGTTCGACTAAATAAGGCAACAAAACCAGATTCTCTACGGGTTTTTCCGCCAATAAATCGAGTAACATTTGCATGGCAAGACGACCCATTTCTTGCATTGGCTGACAAACTGTAGTTAGTGGTGGCGTGACATAACCAGATAGAGCAATTCCATCGAATCCCACCAAACTGAGGTCTTGCGGTATTGAAATACCTAATTCGTGACAGGTTAGCAGCGCACCAACCGCCACCATATCGTTGTAGCAAACGATGCCTGTTACGCCTGTAGTAGCTAGCTGGGATAGTAATTGTCGTCCCGTACTGACATCGCTAATTCTAGTGCGATCGCAATTGTTAAGAGCTATCCAATCGCTATTTTGAGGTAAACCAGCTACACTTAAAGCCAGTTGATAGCCTGCTAAACGCTGCTGGTTAGATTTACTGCGATCGCCCACACCTAAATAACCAATGCGAGTATGCCCCAAACTAATAAGATGTTCTACTGCTAGTCTGGCACCCAAACAGTCGTCTATTGACACTGAATTAAATATTTCTGCCTGCTCTTGAGTTTGGCTATTGATTGCAATTATAGGTACATCAATTCTTGCCAGTTGCTTTGTCTGGTGACGATTGATGTGAGAGTCGGCGACTAAAATACCGTCTACCCGACGTTGATGTAAGTTGTCGATCGCGGCAATTTCTTTTTCTAAATCTCGATGTGAAATGCTCAAAATAATACTCAGTCCAGCCTTGCTTGCTTGCTCTTCGATGCCGTTTACCACTTCAGCAAAAAAAGGATCGTCGATAGAGGTTACTACTACTCCTATAGTATGAGTGCGTTGATTTTGTAAACTTCGAGCAACACTATTGGGCGTGTATTTCATCTCCCTTGCTAGTTGCTGAATTTTGGTTCGCATTTTCAGGCTAATAAGAGGATTATCTCGCAAAGCACGAGAAACCGTACTATGAGAAACACCTGCTTTGCGAGCAATATCTTGAATGGTAACTTTTTGCTTGCTCACGAATTTTCTAAATTATCTACTCAGTTTTGACAGTACGAAATCGCGCAAAAACATTTGACCTTAGAGTTACAAATTAAGTTTTTTAGTCTTTAGATAAAACGCTAAAAAACTTAATAAACCTTTTTGCACACGTGTGCAAAAATAATAATACAGCATTTTCGAATAGCAGCTTTAGCTTTTAGTGCGTCGGTACTAAAGTATAAACAAAAATCTTAAAATATTAAAAAAATTTGCGACTAAAATTAGTTAGATCGCAATCTTTTACTTTATACAACATTAGTGCCATAGCTAAATAGTAGAGTTACATCTAGTTTAAAAATATCTATTTTGTAAAGATAGCTGCTAATAAAAATTGCTGAAAGGCAATCGGTTGTGGAGATAGATAAATGTGAATAAAATGATGCTTGCTGCTGGCATATTATGTCTGGTCGGCAGTACTCTTTTTGGCTGTACTAATAGCTCTTCTAATGGCAATACTGCCAATGCTAGTGACGAAGTAGATACAAAATTTCAATCGGTAGGCGTTACTGTAGGAGATTTAAGCAATCCCTTTTTCGTCGTGATGGCAGAAGGAGCCAAACAAGCAGCAAAGGAAATTGGCGGTAATGATGTCAGAGTTACGGTGGTTTCCAGTGGCTATGATTTAAATCAGCAATTTAACCAGCTAGAAAATTTTGTGGCTGCCGATACCGACGTAGTAGTCTTAAACGCTGCCAACAGTAAAGGCATTAGACCAGCAGTCGATAAAGCCAGAGAAGCGGGTAGCGTAGTAGTTGCCGTAGATACGGGGGTAGATGCTGAAGTAGATGCTACGGTAACTACTAATAATTTACAAGCTGGAGAAGTAAGCTGCCAGTACATTGCCGATCGCCTGGAAGGAAAGGGCAATGTGGTAATTGTCAATGGACCTCCAGTGGCTTCGGTAATCGAACGTGTCGATGGTTGTTTGAGTGTTTTGGCTAAATATCCCGAAAT contains:
- a CDS encoding PAS domain-containing protein; this translates as MNSLELPFVLLGGLLILDELLQFSEASPEFCQEFGCKSQVLIGKRLENLFSPKDRKGKFAFYDRFSRDRTYLQLNSRDVLALYTDGIYQSRKFSW
- a CDS encoding NAD-binding protein, whose protein sequence is MSTTNNTDRQNLFIVCGLQSLGQHCVAVLKDYNVKIAAIDNVETEYREVSELADLLDRLVIGDCRQPGILEQAGIRQCRSILLVTDNERINIETAFVARRLAPQVRLIVSSDRQNFNELLYENLDNFVAFEPNYLSAHAFALTALSSEAIGYFTLEGQLLRVIEHQVRSPDSWCLGKPVYKLNLTTRCILSHIPVASAPPRHFYDWNPEAEVLVGDTLIYLEVIRELTLSEQPLRTSRDRYFQWRKFFQQFRVKKLWQRTAQFWQSHYQSQNQIRRIATIYAATVLFLWFSGIFIYRFYFPGINFSEAFFATAVLLLGGYGDLFGGVKFASQLQSSELIPWWVRLFSLCLTLIGQAFVGVLYVLLTDALVTSRLQFFNPAPPIPKENHTVLVSMNHLGREVASILQELERPLVGINAATGDRNFLPNIPLIEGNITEALAKVNLAHAKSIVLLGDDNLENLEIGLMAHALNSNIPLIIRTQDRQFSDNISRLFPYAKILCDAVLSAEVFVCAAFGENVLSFFHLSDRTSQDDRIVMATEYNIEAGDTLNGLLLSKIAHGYGVVPILYQKYRQHHYSLMPWKDVELGIGDRLVVLATSDGLQRIEWGKMLPHLWQVRIEEVLSRDAFIKGVEKIVAIAECNYSEAKQWLNNVPALLPISFYQYQAQHLVRELKRVRVIADVIYLKKTSGE
- a CDS encoding S9 family peptidase; this encodes MEKALEQQKSISQEDYAKVKSLANIVKPLRSVLHKTPDDYGMTGWRDIYFPSDDGIPLEGWYIPAKGGESDKLIIFNHALPMCRAGFPGHLGKPWSNFDAVEIDFVIQMKHLTDAGYNVLAYDIRNHGNSSAANGGLSGIGRWEWRDCVGVKKYVDNHPTLSKMKVGLYSQCMGGNSQYEAIYRRSDLFENVLCLCSPMVVSMAAIFSAFSELQGISQYQELIDLELIKMGAFTAAEMTPQHFASGVKMPVLMIQVLEDAWTRNPEDAQKTFDLLASEDKELFWIENTTRRFKDGYNYFGKHPEKVIAFFDKYMK
- a CDS encoding ABC transporter substrate-binding protein, whose product is MMLAAGILCLVGSTLFGCTNSSSNGNTANASDEVDTKFQSVGVTVGDLSNPFFVVMAEGAKQAAKEIGGNDVRVTVVSSGYDLNQQFNQLENFVAADTDVVVLNAANSKGIRPAVDKAREAGSVVVAVDTGVDAEVDATVTTNNLQAGEVSCQYIADRLEGKGNVVIVNGPPVASVIERVDGCLSVLAKYPEIKILSKDQNAEGSRDGGLRVMSDILTTFPDIDAVFAINDPSGVGADLAANQAKRDDFFIVGVDGAPEAIDAIASEDSVYAATATQDPRGMAETAVRVGNKVLKGEKLESQEILIPVKLITKENVDTAEGW
- a CDS encoding AraC family transcriptional regulator → MKLKSESIGIDFYLLSIKSNFNENIDYGKTSYDKSDSCLFLDRPDAILQWNLTKSLSGYHILIDAKFFNRYASDRNFIDYDNHETLFLTEDEKNILIDIFAKAYFEYKKSDFSIKILVAYANLILAYTHSFYQRQFETRSKIYNQVVADFYKNLDTYFDDKKECPALPTVSFFAKKSNLSPNYFGDVIKHFTGSSPLEHIHDRIIRIAKHKLRQPHLTIREIAYSLGFDYPTYFTRLFKKETGITPTDFRDR
- a CDS encoding LacI family DNA-binding transcriptional regulator, with amino-acid sequence MSKQKVTIQDIARKAGVSHSTVSRALRDNPLISLKMRTKIQQLAREMKYTPNSVARSLQNQRTHTIGVVVTSIDDPFFAEVVNGIEEQASKAGLSIILSISHRDLEKEIAAIDNLHQRRVDGILVADSHINRHQTKQLARIDVPIIAINSQTQEQAEIFNSVSIDDCLGARLAVEHLISLGHTRIGYLGVGDRSKSNQQRLAGYQLALSVAGLPQNSDWIALNNCDRTRISDVSTGRQLLSQLATTGVTGIVCYNDMVAVGALLTCHELGISIPQDLSLVGFDGIALSGYVTPPLTTVCQPMQEMGRLAMQMLLDLLAEKPVENLVLLPYLVERGSSAVVKSDRFFSF